The stretch of DNA AAACGGTTATTGCAAGTGAGTTGGCCGGTGATATTAGATAAATCTACTATGGCTTTGGCCTACATTTGGCTGTTACGCATGATGAAACCGTTAGGAGAAAATGCGATCGCAACATTCTGTGTCGTTAAAGATATGGAACGCTTTGCTTTTTTGCCTGCTATTGCATGTGCACAAATTATCACTTTTTTAGTAAGTAATGATTTTGGTATACAAAATTGGCAATCAATAAAATCAAATATAAAAAAAGTTATATTATTAGCGTCAATGTTGGTTTTTTCATTATTATTAATCATGTCATTGTGTCCTAAATTTTTTATACAGTTTTTTGATAAACAGGGTGATTTTATTGATATGGCAGCATCAGTATTTCCATTATTGAGCATGTTGGTATTTTTTGATGTATTGCAGATTATTTTATCGGGTGCCTTACGAGGTTCAGGAAATGTAAAAATAGTGCTTGGTGCACGACTCCTTATCTGTTTTGGTTATTTTGTACCGGTATCATATATTATTTCACAATGGTTGCCCATTACAAACATGTCATTAAAGTTTATACTTATTTATGGTGCATTTTATACGGGCAATGCATTAATGAGTCTTGTATATGTACATGCATTTCGTTCAGGTTATTGGAAACAAACTACATAAATAGTTACAAGGATTATAGATGGCACTTATTTCAAAAGAAGAAGTAAAAAAGATCGCGCGCATTTCGGCGATTGAAATCAATGAAAGTGAGATTGAATCGTTCACAAAACAGCTTGGAGATGTTCTTGCCTACGCAGCGCGCGTTCAGGAAATAGCAGCTGAGTTGGAAGAACCTTCAAGTAAAAATATAAATATGTTCCGTGAGGATGTTATGGGTGAATTTGATACCGAAGCTATTTTAGAACGTGCACCGGAACGAGAAGATGATTTTTTTGT from Candidatus Dependentiae bacterium encodes:
- the gatC gene encoding Asp-tRNA(Asn)/Glu-tRNA(Gln) amidotransferase subunit GatC → MALISKEEVKKIARISAIEINESEIESFTKQLGDVLAYAARVQEIAAELEEPSSKNINMFREDVMGEFDTEAILERAPEREDDFFVVPSIIEDK